The Branchiostoma lanceolatum isolate klBraLanc5 chromosome 3, klBraLanc5.hap2, whole genome shotgun sequence DNA segment ATCTGGAATTTGACTTTgcaaaacaaaatttttttCAATGGTGCTTATAAATAACATGCTACTTAGAATTAAAGCAACCAATTAGGCTTCACGAATAATCTACTTACAATGCTTTACAATGTTGATTTAGAGCGGGTTGGCTATGATTAACAGTGAATAGGAAAAAAGGTATGCAGACCCTCATCCATATTGTTTCAATGGCGTTTGCCAGACCCTACAAAAGGTGGAGAATTTGCTGAAGGACTCTAAAATCTTTCGCTCATTGTGAAACTTGGCAATTTGACATGGCCCCTGTATCTCCTACTATGCCAAACAGATAATTCCAGCAATCCAGCATTGCACGCCTCCATCTGATATTTTGATTAAATTTACTAGTAAAATCtcttcatgtttctttcttgtcGTTTTTGGAAAACTACGACTCCAACCACGATGCAGACTACGACTCCCAGCAGGCCGCAGAACACTATGGCTGCCATTTTCCACCCGGAGagggaaatgtttttaaaagctCCTCTTGGGTCATCAAGGTGATCTAAAGgtataaaagaacaaaacaatattGTTACTATCAAAAAACTGTTACTCTACTTGTAAAAATACATGTGTCATGAATCTTGTGTCCGCTAGCATAGCTACTTGGCTATCCAAAGTGACACAAAAAGGTCTGTGTCGCACAATGTAAATGGAAAGTTAGCTTAATGTCTGACCTCTTGGAGGTGCAAAGAAGTCTGCCCCCGGCTCCTTCCAGTTGGGCAGGTCGTCCTGTTTGGGCGTGTCCAGCTCGTACATCTTCAGGGAGATGATGTCATGGTTGTCTGGGAAACAGAACATCAACAACGTGTGACGAGTGTGTTGAATGCAGCTTATTCTACCTGTAAGTATTTTGGTCTTGCTCAGCTCAGATACAGATTCTATATTTTACTCCCTCATAGAAAGAAGGGAATACtgtaaaacttgaaacttttgcagtggctttGTTTTCAGAGTAttactactgttacagtactacaGTCATCGGCAGTGGCTCGTGTCCGAGCATTGTACTACAGACCATGTaattaaaacactgtgaaaacctcctttttgcTTGTACCGCAAACTAAAATCCCCATGAAAGTAAATTAATTTACAGAACATTGCAttgttttttcatgtttctaGATAGAGGGCAGCTGGACTTCCATTTTACATACACTGTGAGACCATTTTTCTGACTAAGCCATTTTCCCAGAATTTTATGGGCAAGAATAAGTGTAAAACGGAAACCTGAACAATTAATGACAGAATATGTGTCAGAATTCTGGGAAGCAAGAATACTTTACATCAAAAAGAGGAGGATAAGGAAAGTTTCCTGAATGCCCCTTTCCATCTTTGTGGATGGAAAAACTCTTAAGGACTAGCTGTGTCAGCTGCCTACAAGTCATGTACCTATTAAATGATACCTGTCAAATATGACTCAACACTGCCCCCTACCTGCCAGGTCACCAGTTGCAGCTGAAGCACCAAAGTAGTACCCCTGTGGTAGGCGGATTCCAGTCACGTCAAAACACTCCTTCCACTCATTCTTGTCATCAACATCAACCATTACCTGGCAAAAGtacaaggtggtcttgtggttagggttgttgacttagaatctaaaggttctgggtttgaatccctggtAGGCTGGAATGTTGTTCTCTTGGGGAAAGGTAccatttcctcactccactcaggtaaAAATTAGTACCTAGCTCCTGTTAGGGACACCCTCTTGGTTGGGGCGTAATgctggaggtcccatgtttgaggagaagaATGTTAAGGAACttaccacacttattgaaaaaagtaggggtccatcctggtatGAGTGGATGAAACCTTACTGTCCAAAAATGGTGTGCTACACCTAAAGGTGAGTTTACTAGTTACATGCatgcaagacaaacaaacaaataaataaataaaacaataaatcacAAACATTTCGCAAATTTGACCAACTCAACAAACTGTTATCCACAGTATTTCTAGAGACAACCATTTTCCTACTAAgaatgtccctatagctcaactgataGCAACATCACAGTTGAGTTGGGCTGCACCCATCCTtctgaagggacgtaaaatggggttccCATGTTCTAGGTGGTTAAAGGGGAAGTActaacaacccctccctgtaaaaatatataaaatataccctgcaacagaaacagcaaggaaacttgctgccctatgtgccaccaggCACTACAAGAGTCTGAACGAAGGAAAGAACCATTTTACTATAAGGCTTCTATTACGACTTACCGTTAGCCTCTGCTGAGAAGACATGTATCTGATGGCAGCGTGCGTGTCGTGGTCCTTGTTGCGGAACTGGGCGTGACATCCGGCCAGCTGGGTGTGCGTGCCGTCTATGTCGTGGTCGTATGTCAGGGAACCGTTGTTCACCATCGCAGAGACATACGGGTGCTGATGCTGTTATGGGATACAAGAAACTCATTACACTttaaatacaacatttcatAATTCAGGCACTTTTACATGGCTCAGACCAGCCATTCTGGAAAAAGTTATTGTTCGTATCTTTAACAGGGATCGAAATACTATAAAAGGGGACatgttcacagggatttaatttcgcggtagtgagaaaatggagtgttcaccaTTAAAACAGGTAGTATAAAACGGGGAACAAAAACGTTCATGGTGGTCCTAAGTTTGCGTTGAAGAGGTCaccgcatatatatatatatatatgtatataaaaccactgcaaacattttctcttttagttttacagtaCTGGGTGCATCATGCACTTTTGTGgactcaaaattggagctgttcCCCTAATTTT contains these protein-coding regions:
- the LOC136431454 gene encoding vesicular integral-membrane protein VIP36-like, with protein sequence MAVMALLTRCSCLLSAFFAVLAVQAQTMSPGDYMKREHSLMKPYTGTGSMAIPLWDFGGSTMVTDKYVRLTPDHQSRRGSLWNQVPCFVRDWEMHVHFKVHGLGSSLFGDGFAVWYVKDRMQLGPVFGNKDNFVGLAIFFDTYSNHNGPHNHQHPYVSAMVNNGSLTYDHDIDGTHTQLAGCHAQFRNKDHDTHAAIRYMSSQQRLTVMVDVDDKNEWKECFDVTGIRLPQGYYFGASAATGDLADNHDIISLKMYELDTPKQDDLPNWKEPGADFFAPPRDHLDDPRGAFKNISLSGWKMAAIVFCGLLGVVVCIVVGVVVFQKRQERNMKRFY